Proteins from one Hymenobacter gelipurpurascens genomic window:
- a CDS encoding DoxX family protein, producing MIENAHTTTLQNVARGLLGTFMVVAGTGHLTFARQEFQAQVPDFVPLSKDTVVLQSGVVEIGLGLALLTLKGKHRVRMGLGLAVFYALVFPGNVHQYTHHISAFGLDTDAKRLGRLFFQPVLMGWALWSTGALSALKRKQ from the coding sequence ATGATAGAAAATGCACACACAACCACGCTACAAAATGTAGCCCGTGGCCTACTAGGCACCTTTATGGTAGTAGCCGGCACGGGTCACCTCACGTTTGCCCGGCAGGAATTTCAGGCCCAGGTACCCGATTTTGTTCCGCTGAGCAAGGATACCGTGGTGCTGCAATCGGGAGTGGTAGAGATAGGTCTGGGCCTAGCGCTACTCACCTTGAAAGGCAAACATCGGGTGCGGATGGGCCTAGGGCTGGCCGTGTTTTACGCGCTGGTTTTTCCGGGCAATGTGCACCAGTACACCCACCACATTTCCGCGTTTGGCCTTGATACCGATGCGAAACGGCTGGGGCGGCTTTTCTTTCAACCGGTGCTCATGGGCTGGGCCTTGTGGTCGACGGGTGCTCTCAGCGCCCTGAAACGCAAGCAGTAA